The genomic window GGAGCCTGGTGGATTCGCGCTCCCGCTCGCCGCACTGGTCGCCGCCACGCGGACAGTGTCGGCGAACGGTCGGGCCATCGTAGTCGCCTGGGAGCTGGACCATCCTGTGCATGATGGCTCCGGGGAGGCGGTGCTCGGCGTCTGCGAGACGGATCCCGACATGCCAGGCACGGCGCTGGTCTCGGTGAATGCGCGCATGGTGGCCGGCCGGCCGGACCTCGCGATCAGCACCGCGGCCCACGAGCTTGGCCACGTGGTGTTCGACGTGCCTGTGGCACTCGGCACGCCAGCGCGGCGGTATCGGTCTGTGACGGCCGGCCCGAGCGCGCTGCTCGATCGGACCACAGCGGCCTCCGAGCGTCGGGCGAATGAATTCATGGGTGCGCTACTCGCTCCCCCGGTGCAGCTCCATCTCCGGATGCTGGTGCACGCGCGGTCGGAGCGGCTGCGCACGGTGCATGCGGCGCATCGGGGTCGGCAGGGCTGCCGCGTCCTGGCGGCCGACAACCCGCCCGAGGTGATCGAGGGCGTGGTCGCCGCGCTGGCGGGCGACTTCGGCGTATCGGAGCGCTTTATCGCCGTGCGGCTGAGCCGCTACGGCCTGGTTCAAGGAGAGCAACGGTGAGCTTTGGATCGGTCATCCGCGAGCGACGGACTGCGCTCGGCATCGGGTTGAACGATTTCGCGGAGCGATTGGAAATCTCAGCGGCCTATTGGTCGCGCATTGAGCGCGACCAGGAGAATCCGCCCCGTGACGAGCTGATAGAGCGCGCCGCCGCCATTCTCGGCGTGCGGATGGATGACCTGTTCGTCGAGGCGCAGCGACTGCCGCCCGACATGCGGAAGGATATGGCCAAGGTTGTGCAAGCGTATCGGCGGTTGCGCTTTGTCGGGAAGGGATGAATGTCGTGGGCGGCCGAATTGTAAGGAAGCCCTGCTATGGGCTGGCCGAGATCTGTGAGCGTTGGGGCGTGACGGAATTGGACGTGGCGAATTTCGTCGCGGCCAATGAGCTCACACTCTCCGTCGTCGTCGCGGGCCTCGCTGTCGAGAAGGGCAGCATCGAGGACGTGAATGATCGGGACTGGTGCCACATCCCGGACGAGCGC from Roseococcus microcysteis includes these protein-coding regions:
- a CDS encoding ImmA/IrrE family metallo-endopeptidase; amino-acid sequence: MSITVEYPHHAASGAPRPLSAQTLWAVAAQVRRQAMTEPGGFALPLAALVAATRTVSANGRAIVVAWELDHPVHDGSGEAVLGVCETDPDMPGTALVSVNARMVAGRPDLAISTAAHELGHVVFDVPVALGTPARRYRSVTAGPSALLDRTTAASERRANEFMGALLAPPVQLHLRMLVHARSERLRTVHAAHRGRQGCRVLAADNPPEVIEGVVAALAGDFGVSERFIAVRLSRYGLVQGEQR
- a CDS encoding helix-turn-helix domain-containing protein; translation: MSFGSVIRERRTALGIGLNDFAERLEISAAYWSRIERDQENPPRDELIERAAAILGVRMDDLFVEAQRLPPDMRKDMAKVVQAYRRLRFVGKG